One genomic segment of Drosophila melanogaster chromosome 3R includes these proteins:
- the CG14687 gene encoding uncharacterized protein, with product MYIYPSSPESASSLQSEESAAIKIQAGFRGYRVRKEIHRSSKNPHPRRNQRQRPKNNGLMENQNNTGNPRPSGEDQHTATENGGKSVEDRSATKIQAGFRGFLVRKKQKIATDAAVKIQAGFRGFKTRKELKQCEPIV from the coding sequence ATGTACATTTACCCCAGCTCACCGGAATCAGCATCGTCCTTGCAGTCCGAAGAGAGTGCGGCCATTAAGATTCAGGCCGGATTTCGTGGCTACCGTGTGCGCAAAGAGATCCATCGATCCAGCAAGAATCCCCATCCCAGGCGGAATCAGCGACAGCGTCCAAAGAACAACGGCCTCATGGAAAACCAGAACAATACGGGAAATCCCCGTCCCAGCGGCGAGGATCAGCATACGGCCACCGAGAATGGTGGTAAATCCGTGGAGGATCGTAGTGCCACCAAGATACAGGCGGGATTCCGGGGATTCCTGGTGCGAAAGAAGCAGAAAATCGCCACCGATGCCGCTGTTAAAATTCAGGCTGGCTTCCGGGGATTCAAAACACGCAAAGAATTGAAACAATGCGAGCCCATTGTGTAA